The proteins below come from a single Crossiella sp. CA-258035 genomic window:
- a CDS encoding ATP-binding cassette domain-containing protein has product MILTEKLTKRYPGGQTAVVDLDLRVRRGEVYGFLGRNGAGKTTTMRMLMGLIRPTAGHASVLGEAPGNPRGLAGIGALIEYPAFYPHLSGRDNLRVFARSCGMSDSRVERALAQVELTERGGDRFRAYSQDMKQRLGIALALLKDCELLILDEPTNGMDPSGMAAMRDLIRSLGSAGRTVLLSSHLLGEVEQVCDRVGVIQQGRLIAEGSVAELTSSLDAGRLVITASPRQRAAEVLRRHPSVRSVRQEGEDLLVSAPVEVIGALNRELVLAEVTVTHLRAVRHSLEEVFLELTVDEEPAGVPS; this is encoded by the coding sequence GTGATTCTCACGGAGAAACTGACCAAGCGATATCCGGGCGGGCAGACCGCCGTCGTCGATCTGGACCTGCGGGTGCGCCGCGGTGAGGTGTACGGGTTCCTCGGCCGCAACGGCGCGGGCAAGACCACCACCATGCGCATGCTGATGGGACTCATCCGGCCCACCGCCGGGCACGCGTCCGTGCTCGGCGAGGCGCCGGGAAATCCGCGCGGACTGGCCGGAATCGGCGCGCTGATCGAGTATCCGGCCTTCTACCCGCACCTGTCCGGCCGGGACAACCTGCGGGTGTTCGCCCGGTCCTGCGGCATGTCCGACTCCCGCGTGGAGCGGGCGCTCGCCCAGGTCGAGCTGACCGAGCGGGGCGGTGACCGGTTCCGCGCCTACTCGCAGGACATGAAGCAGCGACTGGGCATCGCGTTGGCGCTGCTGAAGGACTGCGAGCTGCTGATCCTGGACGAGCCGACCAACGGCATGGACCCGTCGGGCATGGCCGCCATGCGGGACCTGATCCGTTCGCTCGGCTCGGCCGGGCGGACGGTGCTGCTGTCGAGTCATCTGCTCGGCGAGGTGGAGCAGGTGTGCGACCGGGTGGGCGTGATCCAGCAGGGGCGGTTGATCGCCGAGGGCAGTGTCGCCGAGCTGACCTCCTCGCTGGACGCGGGGCGGCTGGTGATCACGGCGAGTCCCCGGCAGCGCGCGGCCGAGGTGCTGCGGCGGCATCCCTCGGTCCGCTCCGTCCGGCAGGAGGGGGAGGACCTGCTGGTCAGCGCGCCGGTGGAGGTCATCGGCGCGCTGAACCGGGAGCTGGTGCTGGCGGAGGTGACCGTGACCCACCTGCGTGCGGTGCGCCATTCGCTGGAAGAGGTCTTCCTGGAGCTCACCGTGGACGAGGAGCCGGCGGGGGTGCCGTCATGA
- a CDS encoding cytochrome P450, protein MPNPTTHTDATPRSLPTDRDAGPFVPPSHLTRMRETRPVSPLVFPDGHEGWIVTGYDEVRQVMADTRFSSRQDLGVVHEPYVVPGMPVVTEPSPQVPGLFIAMDPPDHTRLRRKLTGAFTVKRMRQLEEHINEIVERQLDELARLTPPVDLVKEFALPVPSLVICELLGVPYADRADFQANSTRFLDMTLTIEEKMAAYGALAGYLAALVTGKRADPGEDILSDLARQEDLSIEELTGIGFLLLLAGHETTANMLALGTFALVEHPDQLAELRANPDLLPGAVEELLRYLSIADIFYRYATEDLELGGETIPQGATVVVSLLTANHDPHRFDHPATLDIHRNARGHLSFGHGIHQCLGQQLARIEMRAGFAGLLRRFPTLQLAIPAAEVKLRTNMRIYGVHELPVTWTETAR, encoded by the coding sequence ATGCCGAACCCGACGACGCACACCGACGCCACCCCGCGCAGCCTGCCCACCGACCGCGACGCCGGTCCCTTCGTGCCGCCCAGCCACCTCACCCGGATGCGCGAGACCCGCCCGGTCAGCCCGCTGGTCTTCCCCGACGGGCACGAGGGCTGGATCGTCACCGGCTACGACGAGGTCCGCCAGGTCATGGCCGACACCCGGTTCAGCTCCCGGCAGGACCTCGGCGTCGTGCACGAGCCGTACGTGGTCCCCGGCATGCCCGTGGTCACCGAGCCCTCGCCGCAGGTGCCGGGCCTGTTCATCGCGATGGACCCGCCGGACCACACCCGGCTGCGGCGCAAGCTCACCGGCGCCTTCACCGTCAAACGCATGCGGCAGCTGGAAGAGCACATCAACGAGATCGTCGAACGGCAGCTGGACGAGCTGGCCCGGCTGACCCCGCCGGTGGACCTGGTCAAGGAGTTCGCACTGCCGGTGCCCTCGCTGGTGATCTGCGAACTGCTCGGCGTCCCCTACGCCGACCGCGCCGACTTCCAGGCCAACTCCACCAGGTTCCTGGACATGACCCTGACCATCGAGGAGAAGATGGCCGCCTACGGCGCCCTGGCCGGCTACCTCGCCGCCCTGGTCACCGGCAAACGCGCCGACCCAGGCGAGGACATCCTCTCCGACCTGGCCCGCCAGGAGGACCTGAGCATCGAGGAGCTGACCGGCATCGGCTTCCTGCTACTGCTCGCCGGCCACGAGACCACCGCGAACATGTTGGCACTGGGCACTTTCGCCCTCGTGGAACACCCCGACCAGCTGGCCGAGCTGCGCGCCAACCCGGACCTGCTGCCCGGCGCCGTCGAGGAGCTCCTGCGCTACCTGTCCATCGCCGACATCTTCTACCGCTACGCCACCGAGGACCTCGAACTCGGCGGCGAGACCATCCCCCAGGGCGCCACCGTCGTGGTCTCCCTGCTCACCGCCAACCACGACCCCCACCGCTTCGACCACCCCGCCACCCTGGACATCCACCGCAACGCCCGCGGCCACCTGTCCTTCGGCCACGGCATCCACCAGTGCCTCGGCCAGCAACTGGCCCGCATCGAGATGCGCGCCGGCTTCGCGGGCCTGCTGCGCCGCTTCCCGACCCTCCAGCTCGCCATCCCGGCCGCCGAGGTGAAGCTGCGCACCAACATGCGGATCTACGGCGTGCACGAACTGCCGGTCACCTGGACGGAAACAGCCCGGTAA
- a CDS encoding MsnO8 family LLM class oxidoreductase, with protein sequence MTVRLSVLDRSSTRQGQSDARALRDTVRFARQAEELGYHRFWVSEHHSVPGLAGSAPTVLAAAVAAATERIRVGTGGVMLPNHRPLVVAEQFGVLEALYPGRIDMGLGRSVGFTNGVRRALGQDKEAADAFADQLGELLGYFSGDQRAHPGVHARPGEGMAVSPFLLATGAGAEIAAGFGLPLVVGGPRSTEAISRYRNAFRPSGWAQSPYVVVAATVAVAETMEQARRLLLPEAWSTAHSRTRGEFPPLRSPEEVLALELTDRERTLLDEALRGQIHGTAAEVAAALGELVERTGADEVLVTMSTYDRADMLDSYRRLAELTVPGANRSAVATNGGSVAEGITGLFPSR encoded by the coding sequence GTGACGGTACGACTCTCCGTGCTCGACCGGTCGAGCACCAGGCAGGGCCAGAGTGACGCGCGGGCGTTGCGGGACACCGTGCGGTTCGCGCGGCAGGCCGAGGAGCTGGGGTATCACCGGTTCTGGGTTTCCGAGCACCACAGTGTGCCGGGGCTGGCCGGGTCGGCGCCGACGGTGCTGGCCGCGGCGGTGGCGGCGGCCACCGAGCGGATCCGGGTGGGCACCGGTGGGGTGATGCTGCCCAACCACCGGCCGTTGGTGGTGGCCGAGCAGTTCGGGGTGCTGGAGGCGTTGTACCCGGGGCGGATCGACATGGGGCTGGGGCGTTCGGTCGGGTTCACCAACGGGGTGCGGCGAGCTCTGGGACAGGACAAGGAGGCCGCGGACGCCTTCGCCGACCAGTTGGGTGAGCTGCTCGGGTACTTCAGCGGGGACCAGCGGGCGCATCCCGGTGTGCACGCCCGGCCGGGGGAGGGGATGGCGGTCTCGCCGTTCCTGCTGGCGACCGGGGCGGGGGCGGAGATCGCGGCCGGGTTCGGGCTGCCGCTGGTTGTCGGCGGACCGCGCTCGACCGAGGCGATTTCCCGGTACCGCAACGCTTTTCGGCCCTCGGGCTGGGCGCAGTCGCCGTATGTGGTGGTCGCCGCGACGGTCGCGGTGGCCGAGACTATGGAGCAGGCCCGGCGGCTGTTGCTGCCCGAGGCGTGGTCCACCGCGCACTCCCGGACCCGGGGCGAGTTCCCGCCGCTGCGCTCGCCGGAGGAGGTGCTGGCGCTGGAGCTGACCGACCGCGAACGCACGCTGCTGGACGAGGCGCTGCGCGGGCAGATCCATGGCACCGCGGCGGAGGTGGCGGCTGCGCTGGGCGAGTTGGTGGAACGGACGGGGGCGGACGAGGTGCTGGTGACCATGAGCACCTACGACCGCGCCGACATGCTCGACTCCTACCGTCGCCTGGCGGAGCTGACCGTGCCCGGAGCGAACAGATCCGCCGTCGCGACCAACGGCGGATCTGTGGCGGAGGGCATTACCGGGCTGTTTCCGTCCAGGTGA
- a CDS encoding beta-ketoacyl synthase N-terminal-like domain-containing protein: protein MSTSEQDGIAVIGMAGRFPAADSVAELWANLLAGERAIRRFEEAELAAAGVPESLRRNPSYRPFGADLAGIDLFDADFFGIPAHEARLIDPQHRIFLETCWRALEDAGHDPGGFGGRIGVFGATGLSTYLLNVVAGQAELPEDGLSYPVLLGNDKDYLCTRAAYRLGLTGPAVTVQTACSSSLVAVHLAVESLLAFECDLALVGGVSVAVPQHTGYLHREGGIFSPDGQCRVFDAEAAGTVRGSGCGVVVLRRLADAVTGQDRVDAVIRGSAVNNDGRDKAGFTAPSAAGQTEVIRDALAVSGVPAEQIGYVEAHGTGTALGDPIEVRALTEALGTDPGRYLGSVKANLGHLDVAAGVTGLIKTVLVLREQRIPAQVGYTAPNAHIADQLAAYRIPTSSVRPEQPLRAAAVSSFGLGGTNAHVVLTAAAEPDRPAPPGGSYRVQLSARDRTALAVQIRDLHEHLARHEVRLDDLAFTLANGRAPFAAQAAWRVRSVAELRQALADHLAGQGDPATAATGDPDDFSVARRIPLPGHPLRGQRHWIDAAPAPTAAAGLAEQVRQRTATFLRTPELAPGDDLYEIGLDSMAAVELVTLLREDTGLPLTFESFDGLRTVEEVVAHLSELAAGAADTGHRHLLTELRPGTAPGHVFLVPPAGGSTTSYLDLSKHLGEERTLWALGHPVERAAEFATIRGLAALYTGLVREVQPQGPYTIVGYSFGGSVAFEMATELERAGERVDRLIMLDSHPPEAYLGGDTEDRDFLAAFGALLTELFPGTVLPATSASTVEEVLACCDDGTWSPAVRAELAKFFRIWRDNHRALKRWYPDHRLAADITQIRAEARENAEIMSTLDMGTVDKGLWAKHTEGRLHLLPTPGDHYSMIRNPDHAAVLGKVLDGALRDTPGAR from the coding sequence ATGAGCACCAGCGAACAGGACGGGATCGCGGTCATCGGCATGGCCGGGCGGTTCCCGGCGGCGGACTCGGTGGCCGAGCTGTGGGCCAACCTGCTGGCCGGTGAGCGGGCCATCCGCCGCTTCGAGGAGGCGGAGCTGGCCGCGGCCGGGGTGCCGGAGTCGTTGCGCCGCAACCCTTCCTACCGGCCCTTCGGCGCCGACCTGGCCGGGATCGACCTCTTCGACGCCGACTTCTTCGGCATCCCGGCGCACGAGGCCCGGCTGATCGACCCGCAGCACCGGATCTTCCTGGAGACCTGCTGGCGCGCCTTGGAGGACGCCGGGCACGACCCCGGCGGTTTTGGCGGGCGGATCGGGGTGTTCGGCGCGACCGGGCTGAGCACCTACCTGCTGAACGTGGTCGCGGGCCAGGCGGAGCTGCCCGAGGACGGCCTCAGCTATCCGGTGTTGCTGGGCAACGACAAGGACTACCTGTGCACCCGGGCCGCCTACCGGCTCGGGCTGACCGGGCCCGCGGTGACGGTGCAGACCGCCTGCTCCTCCTCGCTGGTGGCCGTGCACCTGGCGGTGGAGTCGCTGCTGGCCTTCGAGTGCGACCTGGCGCTGGTCGGCGGGGTGAGCGTGGCGGTGCCGCAGCACACCGGCTACCTGCACCGGGAGGGCGGGATCTTCTCCCCCGACGGGCAGTGCCGGGTCTTCGACGCCGAGGCCGCGGGCACCGTGCGCGGCAGCGGTTGCGGGGTGGTCGTGCTGCGCCGCCTGGCCGACGCGGTCACCGGCCAGGACCGGGTGGACGCGGTGATCAGGGGCAGCGCGGTGAACAACGACGGCAGGGACAAGGCCGGGTTCACCGCGCCCAGCGCGGCCGGTCAGACCGAGGTGATCCGGGACGCGCTGGCCGTCTCCGGCGTGCCGGCCGAGCAGATCGGCTACGTGGAGGCGCACGGCACCGGCACCGCGCTGGGCGACCCGATCGAGGTGCGCGCGCTGACCGAGGCCCTGGGCACGGATCCTGGCCGCTACCTGGGCAGTGTCAAGGCCAACCTCGGGCACCTGGACGTGGCGGCCGGGGTGACCGGGCTGATCAAGACCGTGCTGGTGCTGCGGGAGCAGCGGATCCCGGCGCAGGTCGGCTACACCGCGCCCAACGCGCACATCGCCGATCAGCTTGCCGCATACCGGATTCCCACCTCCTCGGTCCGCCCGGAGCAACCGTTGCGGGCGGCCGCGGTCAGCTCGTTCGGCCTGGGCGGCACCAACGCGCACGTCGTGCTCACCGCCGCCGCCGAACCCGACCGGCCCGCACCGCCGGGAGGCTCCTACCGCGTCCAGCTCAGCGCCCGTGACCGCACCGCGCTGGCGGTGCAGATCCGCGACCTGCACGAGCACCTGGCGCGCCACGAGGTCCGGCTGGACGACCTCGCCTTCACCCTGGCCAACGGGCGCGCACCCTTCGCCGCCCAGGCCGCCTGGCGGGTGCGCTCGGTCGCGGAGCTGCGCCAGGCGCTGGCCGATCACCTTGCCGGACAAGGCGATCCGGCCACTGCCGCTACCGGCGATCCGGACGACTTCTCGGTGGCCAGGCGGATTCCGTTGCCCGGTCACCCGTTGCGCGGCCAGCGCCACTGGATCGACGCCGCGCCCGCGCCCACCGCCGCGGCCGGTCTGGCCGAGCAGGTCCGCCAGCGCACCGCGACCTTCCTGCGCACCCCCGAGCTGGCGCCCGGCGACGACCTCTACGAGATCGGCCTGGACTCGATGGCCGCGGTGGAGCTGGTCACGCTGTTGCGGGAGGACACCGGCCTGCCGCTGACCTTCGAGTCCTTCGACGGCCTGCGCACCGTCGAGGAGGTGGTGGCGCACCTGAGCGAACTGGCCGCCGGGGCCGCGGACACCGGGCACCGGCACCTGCTGACCGAGCTGCGCCCCGGAACCGCGCCGGGGCATGTGTTCCTGGTGCCGCCCGCCGGGGGCAGCACCACCAGCTACCTCGACCTCAGCAAGCATCTCGGCGAGGAACGCACGCTGTGGGCGCTGGGTCATCCGGTCGAGCGGGCCGCGGAGTTCGCCACCATCCGCGGGCTGGCCGCGCTCTACACCGGGCTGGTGCGCGAGGTGCAACCGCAGGGGCCGTACACCATCGTCGGCTACTCCTTCGGTGGCAGCGTGGCCTTCGAGATGGCCACCGAGCTGGAGCGCGCGGGCGAGCGGGTGGACCGGCTGATCATGCTCGACTCGCACCCGCCAGAGGCATACCTGGGCGGGGACACCGAGGACCGGGACTTCCTGGCCGCCTTCGGCGCCCTGCTCACCGAGCTGTTCCCCGGCACCGTGCTGCCGGCCACCTCGGCGAGCACCGTGGAGGAGGTGCTGGCCTGCTGCGACGACGGCACCTGGTCGCCCGCCGTGCGGGCGGAGCTGGCCAAGTTCTTCCGGATCTGGCGGGACAACCACCGCGCGCTCAAACGCTGGTACCCCGACCACCGGCTGGCCGCCGACATCACCCAGATCCGCGCCGAGGCACGGGAGAACGCCGAGATCATGTCCACTTTGGACATGGGCACGGTGGACAAGGGCCTGTGGGCCAAGCACACCGAGGGCAGGCTGCACCTGCTGCCCACCCCAGGGGACCACTACTCGATGATCAGGAACCCGGACCACGCCGCTGTGCTCGGCAAGGTCCTCGACGGCGCGCTGCGGGACACCCCGGGCGCCCGGTGA
- a CDS encoding class I SAM-dependent methyltransferase, with protein sequence MRTDVMRLAAAAGGHPDDLTELIDDIGPGRCAEIATDEIAFRLDPPRLHPGTEIELQLVFGHRDTTTACLVTVTGSGATHATGRSATPHATIRQQLGEVIRQLLGPRGAAGPATRQVELRDSGDIASFRRPPVWFAATQRLLSTMDHRDEVTLTELASRYESDKWGIHRYTQHYPRYFEPLRDRPLTVLEIGIGGFADPAAGGCSLRMWKHYFPRATIYGVDVYDKTPHARQRIHTLRADQSDPEALLAVVARTGRPDIVIDDGSHRVEDVLTTFHTLFPHLRDGGYYAIEDLQTSYWPRFGGTSAELDAPHTSLGFLKSLVDGLNHEEILPGGRRAAPTDQQIRSLHFHHNLAVIEKGANLEGGGPDWVRFGPK encoded by the coding sequence ATGCGTACCGACGTCATGCGACTCGCCGCGGCCGCGGGCGGCCATCCGGACGACCTCACCGAGCTCATCGATGACATCGGCCCCGGCCGCTGCGCCGAGATCGCCACCGACGAGATCGCCTTCCGCCTCGACCCACCACGCCTGCACCCCGGCACGGAGATCGAGCTCCAGCTCGTGTTCGGCCACCGCGACACGACCACCGCCTGCCTGGTCACGGTCACCGGCTCCGGCGCCACCCACGCCACGGGCCGGTCCGCGACCCCGCACGCCACCATCCGCCAGCAGCTCGGGGAAGTGATCCGCCAGCTCCTCGGCCCCCGCGGCGCGGCCGGTCCGGCCACCCGCCAGGTGGAACTGCGCGACTCTGGCGACATCGCCTCCTTCCGCCGCCCGCCGGTCTGGTTCGCCGCCACCCAGCGCCTCCTGTCCACAATGGACCATCGCGACGAGGTCACGCTGACCGAGCTGGCCAGCCGCTACGAGTCGGACAAGTGGGGCATCCACCGCTACACCCAGCACTACCCGCGCTACTTCGAGCCGCTGCGCGACCGCCCGCTGACCGTGCTGGAGATCGGCATCGGAGGCTTCGCCGACCCCGCCGCGGGCGGTTGTTCGCTGCGCATGTGGAAGCACTACTTCCCGCGCGCCACCATCTACGGCGTGGACGTGTACGACAAGACTCCCCATGCGCGCCAACGCATCCACACCCTGCGCGCCGACCAGTCCGACCCCGAGGCGCTGTTGGCGGTGGTGGCCAGGACCGGCCGGCCGGACATCGTGATCGACGACGGCAGCCACCGCGTCGAGGACGTGCTGACCACCTTCCACACGCTGTTCCCGCACCTCCGCGACGGCGGCTACTACGCCATCGAGGACCTGCAAACCTCCTACTGGCCCCGTTTCGGCGGCACCAGCGCGGAGCTCGACGCGCCGCACACCAGCCTCGGCTTCCTGAAGTCGCTGGTCGACGGCCTCAACCACGAGGAGATCCTGCCCGGCGGCCGCCGCGCCGCGCCGACGGACCAGCAGATCAGGAGCCTGCACTTCCACCACAACCTCGCGGTGATCGAGAAGGGCGCGAACCTGGAGGGCGGGGGACCGGACTGGGTGCGCTTCGGGCCGAAGTGA
- a CDS encoding CsbD family protein, whose amino-acid sequence MSTGDKIDAKADQVKGKVKEAAGRATDDEGMEAEGRGDQAKGDLKQGVEKAKDAVKNIVKD is encoded by the coding sequence ATGAGTACCGGAGACAAGATCGACGCCAAGGCCGACCAGGTCAAGGGCAAGGTCAAGGAAGCGGCCGGCCGCGCCACCGATGACGAGGGCATGGAGGCCGAGGGTCGTGGTGACCAGGCCAAGGGCGACCTGAAGCAGGGCGTGGAGAAGGCGAAGGACGCGGTCAAGAACATCGTCAAGGACTGA
- a CDS encoding ABC transporter permease subunit translates to MTAALRSELLAIRKRPAAWLLGACWLAQTLLFTFTVPYIVYRAQSGSAAANPEQAGAMLRNLLPESLVANTLMSFPMFGGAIMVILGAVLMGGEYRWSTWGPLFTQGPGRMAVLLAKFLTMALAVLGIVLATFAFSSVLRLVVAGVEGGPVVFPDPLTVLAGIGACWLLGLACATLGFFLASAFRSTGTGLAVGLVWLLALENAVNGLTFALPAVKAVQTLLIGPSGGAIAAELGARPQGSSGGVAMLVVDVTSVPVAVLVLLGYVLVFLGLSLRLARGRDIQGAG, encoded by the coding sequence ATGACCGCCGCGCTGCGCTCGGAACTGCTCGCCATCCGCAAGCGCCCGGCCGCCTGGCTGCTCGGCGCCTGCTGGCTGGCGCAGACCCTGCTGTTCACCTTCACCGTGCCCTACATCGTCTACCGCGCCCAGTCCGGCAGCGCGGCGGCGAACCCGGAGCAGGCCGGCGCGATGCTGCGCAACCTGCTGCCGGAAAGCCTGGTGGCCAACACGCTCATGTCGTTCCCGATGTTCGGCGGCGCGATCATGGTGATCCTGGGCGCGGTGCTGATGGGCGGGGAGTACCGGTGGAGCACGTGGGGTCCGCTGTTCACCCAGGGGCCCGGCCGGATGGCGGTGCTGCTGGCGAAGTTCCTCACCATGGCGCTGGCCGTGCTGGGCATCGTGCTGGCCACCTTCGCGTTCAGCTCGGTGCTGCGCCTGGTCGTGGCCGGGGTGGAGGGCGGGCCGGTGGTCTTCCCCGATCCGCTCACCGTGCTCGCCGGGATCGGCGCCTGCTGGCTGCTCGGCCTGGCCTGCGCGACGCTCGGCTTCTTCCTCGCCTCGGCCTTCCGCAGCACCGGCACCGGCCTGGCCGTCGGGCTGGTGTGGTTGCTGGCACTGGAGAACGCGGTCAACGGGCTGACCTTCGCGCTGCCCGCGGTCAAGGCGGTGCAGACCCTGCTGATCGGGCCGAGCGGCGGCGCGATCGCGGCGGAACTGGGCGCACGGCCACAGGGTTCGAGCGGCGGCGTGGCGATGTTGGTGGTCGATGTGACCAGCGTGCCGGTCGCGGTGCTGGTGCTCCTCGGCTACGTGCTGGTCTTCCTCGGGCTCAGCCTGCGGCTGGCCCGTGGCCGGGACATCCAGGGAGCCGGTTAG
- a CDS encoding bifunctional 5,10-methylenetetrahydrofolate dehydrogenase/5,10-methenyltetrahydrofolate cyclohydrolase yields MSARIVTGHALRRDLVTQAAKRASDAGVIPVVALIMVDNEDPMTPLDFRLHHKVFSGAGFDVRPFELPRDTTPGQLQELIGRLNQDDEVDVVQVLIPLPPQLDIRSVLAAIDPVKEAEGLHLEHVIRLNPLSDRPPTRIPVVPTAVAHVLNELDFDPSGGQVVVLTDPDITETNPVAKMVARVAAFAALPPDTAGTSVPVTHPRAAEITSTADLLVVSVQRPEIVTADWVKPGATVIDFIRTFLGWRVSEKDPAGRVAHLVGGVHHESVAEVAATIVPAIGGAGPVMIGALVDQIVTAAIDRRNR; encoded by the coding sequence TTGTCCGCACGTATTGTCACCGGCCACGCGTTGCGACGTGACCTGGTGACCCAGGCCGCCAAACGCGCCAGCGACGCCGGCGTGATTCCGGTCGTCGCGCTGATCATGGTCGACAACGAGGACCCGATGACGCCACTGGACTTCCGGTTGCACCACAAGGTGTTCAGCGGAGCCGGTTTCGACGTCCGGCCGTTCGAGCTGCCCCGCGACACCACGCCCGGCCAGCTCCAGGAGCTCATCGGCAGGCTCAACCAGGACGACGAGGTCGACGTGGTGCAGGTGCTGATCCCGTTGCCGCCACAGCTGGACATCCGCTCGGTGCTGGCCGCCATCGACCCGGTCAAGGAGGCCGAGGGCCTGCACCTGGAGCACGTGATCCGGCTCAACCCGCTCAGCGACCGGCCGCCGACCCGCATCCCGGTGGTGCCCACCGCGGTCGCACACGTGCTCAACGAGCTGGACTTCGACCCCTCCGGCGGCCAGGTGGTGGTGCTCACCGACCCGGACATCACCGAGACCAACCCGGTGGCCAAGATGGTGGCCAGGGTCGCCGCCTTCGCTGCCCTGCCCCCGGACACCGCGGGCACCTCCGTCCCGGTGACCCATCCGCGCGCCGCGGAGATCACCAGCACCGCCGACCTGCTGGTGGTCTCGGTGCAGCGACCGGAGATCGTCACCGCCGACTGGGTCAAGCCGGGCGCCACGGTGATCGACTTCATCCGCACCTTCCTCGGCTGGCGCGTCAGCGAGAAGGATCCCGCGGGCCGGGTGGCGCACCTGGTCGGCGGCGTGCACCACGAGTCGGTGGCCGAGGTCGCGGCCACCATCGTGCCCGCCATCGGCGGCGCGGGCCCGGTCATGATCGGCGCGCTGGTCGACCAGATCGTCACCGCTGCCATCGACCGCAGGAACCGCTGA